GATCGTCTGCCACTTCGTCGCACCCATCCCGTAGCTGGCTTGCCGCTGGGAGTCGGGAACCGAGCGGATCGCCTCCTGAGCCGAGATGATGACGATCGGCAGGATGAGCAGCGAGACGGTAAAGCCCGCGACCAGCAGCGTCCCGAATCCGATGTTTAGCAGACCCACGAACAGCCCGAGTCCGAGCAGTCCGTAGACGACGGACGGGACGCCGGCGAGGTTCGCGATGTTGAGCTGGATGAACCGCGTGAGGTAGCCGTCACTGGCGTACTCCTCGAGGTAGATCGCCGCGCCGACACCCAGCGGAAACGTGATCAGCGCGATTACGATCATGAGCGCGATCGAGCCGACGATCGCCGGGAAGAATCCGGCGTCGTACGGATCGCTGAAGCTCGGCGGGTTCGTGAGGAACTGCCAGTTGAGCCACGGGCTGTACTCGGGCTCGAACAGTGCGAGCGCGTCGACGAGGACGTTCAGCAGTAACACGGCGAGCGCGACGATTCCGACCAGCGCCGCCGCGAGGGTGAGCCACCGGAACGCCACGTCCTTCGTTCGACTCACGCGGCCGAAGTTCGATTCCGACGCGTCGACCGGGTCCGAGCGTTCGGTTTCGGACGACATTAGCGGTACACCTCCCGGTAGCGCGACGAAACCCACTCGCTGATAAGATTCATGGCAAAGGTAATGACGAACAGCGTCAGCCCGACCGCGAAGAGGCTCTTATACTCCGTCGATTCGCCGATGACGTCGCTGGCCCCGATCTGGACCATCGCGGCGGTCATCGTCTGGACCGACTCGAGGAACATCCCGCCGGGATCGGTCAGGTCGATCATACGCGAGGTCTGCCCGGCGGCGATCGCGACGATCATCGTCTCGCCGATCGCCCGCGAGAGCGCGAGGATGTACGAGGAGAGGATCCCCGACAGCGCCGACGGCACGACGACGGACGTCGAGACGGTGAAATTCGTCGCCCCGAGGCCGTAGCTCGCCTGGCGTAGCGAGTCGGGAACCGCGCTCATCGCGTCCTCGCTGATCGAGGAGACCATCGGAATGATCATGATCCCGACCATGATCGACGCCGAAAGCGCGTTGAACGTCCCGAGTGGAAGGATCCGGTCGAGTACCGGCGTGATGTACACTAGCGCGAAGTAGCCGTACACCACCGTCGGTACGCCCGCGAGAACCTCAAGGGCGGGTTTGAGGTACGCCCGTCGGCGGTCAGTGGCGTACTCGCTCAGATAAATCGCCGTCAGCAGCCCGATCGGGAGGGCGATCAGCGCCGAGCCGAGCGTGATGATCAGCGTGCCCGATATCAGCGGCCACACGCCGTATACCTCGTTTTCGGGCGTCCACGTCGTCCCCGTAAAGAATTCGACGGGGGAGACCGCCGCGAAGAAGTCGACGGCGTCATACAGCAGCGTCGCGACGATCGCGACCGTGGTGAGAATCGAGAGGAACGCACACAGTGCGAAGAACACCTTGAACGCGGCGCCGCGAGCCGATCTGGCTCCGTCGTGTGTGAGATCGGGCGCGCTCATTCGTCGGTCACCTCCTCAATCGCGTCCTCGAATCGTTCGAGGTTCTCGTCGCGCACCTCCTCGGTAACCGGGACGTAGCCGACCTCGTTGACGAGATCGGTCGACGACTGCTCGAGGTAAAAACGGACGAAGTCTCGAACTTCGGGCCGCGCCAGCGACTGTTTCGCGACGTAGATGAAAAGCGGCCGGGACAGCGGCGTGTACTCTTCTTTCTTCGCCGTCTCGAGCGACGGCTCGACGCAGCCGTTTCCGTCGTCGATTCCGAGGGCCTTGATCTCCTCCGGATTCTCGTCGTAGTACGCGAACCCGAAGTAGCCGACCGCGAACTCGTTACCCTGTACCCCCTGTACGATCGTCCGGTCGCGCTCGGTTGCGTGGTAATCGGTTCGGTGGGTCGCGTCCTCGCCGAGGACCGCCTCGACGAAGTAGTCGTACGTTCCCGAGGTCGTGTCCGCGCCGAAAAACTCGATCTCCTCGTCGGGCCACTCGTCGCGGACGTCGCTCCACCGTTCGGCGCCGTCGGCGCGCCATAGTTCGCGGAGCTCTTCGATAGTGAGACAGTCGATCCAGTCGGCCTCGGGACTGACGACGACGGTCAGCGCGTCCGTCGCGACCGTGAACTCGATCGGCGTGACTTCGTTATCTCCGCACTGTTCCACTTCGGGATCGGCTATCTCGCGGCTGGCGTTGTTGATGTCCGTCATGCCCGGACAGAAGAAGTTCGAGAAGCCGCCGCCGGTCCCCGTTTGGCTGATCGAGACGGTAACGTCCTCTCGATCCTTCGAGAACGTCGACGAAACGACCTCGGTGATCGGGAATACCGTCGAACTGCCGGCGATGTTCACCTCTTTCGCCCTATTCGAGACCGAAGCAACGCAGCCGGACAGTCCGGTTACCCCTGTGATGGCCGTCCCGGCCAAGAAGTGCCGTCGTCCGAGTTCGAACGACGGTGGTCCGGTGGTGTCTTTCGACATCACTAGAGGAACGCTAACTGCCGGATAAGTACCCTACTATGATAGATATATAGACGAATATAGATCGGGCGGACAGTTAATCGTGATCGAGACTACGCCGTTATCAGCCAAAAGTAGCCGAGTAACACCACGATACGGCCCGAGAGAGATACAGAGGGGCTCAAATACCGTGGGTGTGATGAGACTGTCAAGTCGTCCGCAATATGGTATATAGAATAACTCGTGAGTACGGTAGCCGTCGCTCGCCGTCCCGAAACTCCGTATACCTCGACATTCAGATAACAGACGAAAAAGCCGAACCGATAGCAGGACCGCATACCATACGAAACCGACCTGATCCACCGTCGCGACGGCGACGTTCGAACGACCGAGTCGGTTTCGCTCGATCGTTCGGTCGTTATCCGAACTTGCCGGTGATGTAGTCTTCGACCCGATCGCTCTGGGGGTTCTCGAAGATCTTGTTGGTGTCGTCGAACTCGACGAGGTTGCCGCCGGTGAGGAAGACGGCCGTCTTGTCGGAGATTCGAGCCGCCTGCTGCATGTTGTGAGTGACGATCGCGACCGTGTACTCCTCGGCCAGGTCCTCGATGAGGTCCTCGATCTTCGAGGTCGCGACCGGGTCCAGCGCCGAAGCCGGTTCGTCCATCAGGATGACCTCCGGGTCGGTCGCGATCGCCCGAGCGATACAGAGACGCTGCTGTTGGCCGCCCGAGAGGTCGAGTCCGCTCTCGTCTAACTGGTCTTCGACCTCCTCGAGCAGTGCAGCCCGCTCGAGGGCGGTGTGAACCTGCTCGTCGAGGTCGTCGTCCTTGCCCTGGACGCGGAGGCCGTAGGCGACGTTGTCGTAGATGCTCTTCGGGAACGGGTTGGGTTTCTGGAAGACCATGCCGATCTTTCGGCGGAGGGCGACGGGGTCGACGTCCTCGTCGTAGATGTTCTTCCCGTGGAAGTAGAGGTCGCCCTCGACGCGGGCGACGTCGATGAGGTCGTTCATCCGGTTGATCGAGCGCAGGAAGGTGGACTTGCCACACCCCGAAGGGCCGATGAGCGCCGTCACCTGCTTCTCGGGGATGTCCATATTGATCCCGTTCAGGGCCTGCGTGTCGCCGTAGAAGACGTCGAGATCCCGGGCCTCGATGAGGGCGTCGTCGACCCGGGGCGAACCCAGCGGCCTGTCGGCACTCGACATTTCGACGCCGGTCGTTGATCCCGTTGCGGTCGTTGATCCCGTTGCGGTCGTCGATCCCCCTTCAGTTCCCGGACTCTCGACCGCCTCGGATTCGCTGGTGTTCGCAGTCATACCAGTTGTGTTGGCATTGGCTCTGAGCAAGTTACCTGTTGTGAAACGCTCGCGACCAGGGTTGATCGACGCGAGCGTCGATTTCAGCCCGTCGAACCGGCCGTTCGTCTCGTCACCCATTACGTAGTTCGAGCGACGGGGCGCCTAAATACCATACTATGTCTTCTATATAGTGCTATAGTCTCCCGCGGCCGATCGGAGGCCGACGACACGGAGCACCGGCTACTCGAGGAGATCGATCGAGAATCAGCGACGGGTCGAGAACTACGTCCGCCGGTCGTACTTGTTTCTGATGAAGATCGCGACCGCGTTCATCAGCAGCAAGATCGTCAGGAGGACCACGATCCCGGCCGCAGTCACGTGCTGGAACTCCGCCTCGGGGAGCGTCGCCCACTCGAAGATCTGCATCGGCATGGCGCTGAAGGCGCCGGTGGGGCTGTACGGCGGGCGGAACATCATCGTCGCCGCCCCGACCATCAGGATGGGGGCCGTCTCGCCGATCGCGCGCGAGAGCGAGAGGATAATCCCCGTCATGATTCCCGGAACCGCTTCCGGGAGGACGACGTTGCGGATCGTCTGCCACTTCGTGGCGCCCGCGCCGTAGGATGCACGACGCATCGAGTCGGGGACGGCTCGAAGCGCCTCCTGGGAGGAGACGATGACGATCGGTAGGATGAGCAGTGTCAGCGTCAGCGCGCCCGCGATGAGGCTGCTTCCCATCTGCAGGGCGCGAGCGAACATCGCCAGCCCGAGCAGCCCGTAGACGATCGACGGAACGCCGGCGAGGTTCGAGATGTTCGCTTCGATGAAGCTCGTAAACCGGGTATCGGGAGCGTACTCCTCGAGATAGATCGCCGCTCCGACGCCGAGGAACAGCGTGAACACGGCAGTGAGCGCGATCAAGTAAATCGAGCCGATAAGCGCGGGGTAGATTCCACCCGGACCGGTCTCGAGACCGCCGTAGTTCGCGGGATTATAGTTCTCGATAAGGTTCGACGGGGGGTAGGTCAGGAACTCTATCGTGAGCCACCCCCACGCCTCGTAAGCGACGTCGGCGAGCAGCGCGATCAGGGCGACGATGCCGACCATCGTCGCGGCGAGACACGCGCCGAGGAACACTTTGCCGAGCAGTCGCTTTCGTCGAATCGCCGAGCCGTCGAACTCGTACTTGGATCGGGTCGTATCCGTACTCATTGGTACTCCTCCCGGTATCGGGACCGGACCCACATGCTGAAGATATTCATCGAGAAAGTCATGATAAACAGCGTTAAGCCGACCGCGAACAGGCTCTGGTAACCGATCGAACCGACCGAGACGTCACCGGTCCCGATCTGTACCATGTACGCGGTCATCGTCTGAATCGGTTCGAACGGGTTCGTAGTGATCTGCGGAAGCATCCCCGCTGCGAGCGAGACGGCCATCGTCTCGCCGATCGCTCGCGAGATCGCGAGGATGTACGCGGCGACGACCCCGGATATCGACGCGGGAAAGACCACCTGCGTCGAGACCTCGAGCCGCGTCGCGCCGAGCCCGTAAGCGGCCTGCCGGAGGTCGTCGGGAACGGAACTCATCGCGTCCTCCGAGAGCGAGGACACCATCGGGATGATCATGATCCCGACGACGATCGCCCCTGCAGCGGCGTTGAACGTTCCCGTTTCGGGGTAGATCCGCTGGAGGATCGGCGTGATAAACGACAGCGCGAAGAATCCGTAGACGATCGTCGGGACTCCCGCGAGGACCTCGAGAACGGGCTTTACCGTCCGTCGTACCTGCGGATCGGCGTACTCAGAGAGGTAGATCGCGGTCAACGTCCCGACCGGCAGCGCGATCAGTGCCGATCCGGCGGTGATCAACAGTGTTCCGTAGATCAGCGGGAGGACGCCGTAACTTCGCGGTCGGATACGCGGCGACCAGTTCGTGCCGGTGAGGAACTCGACCAGCGACACGTGGGAGAAGAAGTCCATCGATCCTTCGATAAGGACGAGGATGATCGCGACGGTCGTGATCACCGAAAGGGACGCACACGCGAAGAAGACGTAGCGAGCCACCCGGTCCCCGATCGTGCCGACGTCGTTACTACCTCGAGAGAGGTCTATCCGTTCTTGGGTCATTCGTATTCCTCGATTCGCTCTTCGAGTTTCTCGCGCTGTGCTTCGATCGTCTCGTCCGGGATCGCGTAGTAGCCGACTTCTCGCGCCGTCTCCTGCGTATTATCGAGATAGAAGCGAGTGAACTCGCGAACTTCCTCTCGCTCGAGTTCCCGCAGCCGGATGTAGATGTACATCGGCCGGGACAGCGGCGTGTACTCGTTGGTCTCGATCGACTCCTCGGTCGGCTTCACGCAGCCGTCGCCGTCGTCGACGGCGACCAGTTTCAGATCGTCCTCGTTCTCGTAGTAGTAACCGGCGCCGCCGAACCCGATCGCGTCCTTGTTACCGCTGACGCCGCGAACGATGACGTTCGTGTCCGGCGTTCCCGTGTAGTCCGAGCGGATGTTCCCCGCCTCACCGTTGATCGCCTCGGTGAAGTAGTCGAAGGTGCCGGAGGCGGAGTCCCGGCCGTAGAGATCGATCTCCTCGTCCGGCCACGAATCGTCCAGATCGCTCCAGGTCTCGACGTCCGATCCCGACTCCCACAGCTGATTCAGTTCGTCGACGGTGAGGCAATCGACCCAGTCGTTCTGGGGATTTACGAAAACCGCGAGTCCGTCCATGACGACCTCGAGTTCGAGCCACTCGACGCCGTTCGCCGAACACTGCTCCCGTTCGTCGTCCGTGATCTCGCGGCTCGCATCCTGTATTGTGCTCTCACCGGCACAGAACCGCTGGAAGCCGGCGCCCGTCCCGGAACCGCGGACCGGAATGCGAACGCGGTTGTTCTCCCACATGAACCGCTCCGCGACTGCGGCGCTGTTCGGGAGCAACGTGTCGCTTCCGTCGATAATGATCTCACCTTCGAGGCCGCTATCTTCGCCGCGAACGAGACAGCCCGACAGCCCCGTCAACCCCGCACCGACGGTACCGAGCAGTACCTGACGGCGCGAGAGCGCGCCACCAGAACCAGATCCCGGATCAGTTCCCATCAGTGCACTCTATAGAAGATCGCATCTAAGTACTCTACTATGTTTTCTATATATCCCTATGTTCTAGACCAGTTCCCAGTGTGTCCAGTTCCGCCTACGCGGGTGAGAGGTCGCCCGACGAATCCGGTCTCCAGGAACGCGTATTCGTCGCCAGCTCTATAGAGTGATGGCATTTATACGCACCCGGTCGAAATCGCGCGTATGGAGACCCGCAAGGTCCAGGTGACGGGCGGCTCTACGTTCACCGTCTCGCTTCCGAAGACCTGGGCGACCGACAACGGCGTTAGCGCCGGCACGACCGTCGAGTGTTATCCGGAGGACGACTCGCTGTTGCTCACACCGACCAGCAAGACGGATCGCCAGGAGGGAACTCTCGACGTCTCGGATCTCGAGGGCGAGCGGCTCACCCGCGCGGTGATGACGATGTACGTCAGCGGCTTCGACATCATCCGCCTCGAGGCGACCCGTATCACGACCGACCAGCGCCGAGCGATCCGCGACGCGACCCAGAGTCTGGTCGGCGTCGAGGTCTTAGAGGAGACGACCGACAGCGTCGTCATCCAGGACCTGCTCGACTCCTCGGAGCTGTCGATCGTCAACGCCGTCTCTCGGATGCGTCTGATCGCCCAATCGATGCTCGAGGACGCCGTCACCGCGCTGATCGAGAACGACGACGACATCGCCCACGACGTCATCCAGCGCGACGACGACGTCGACCGACTCTGGCTCGTCGTCTCCCGCATCTTCCGGGCGACCCTGCGCTCGCCGCGAGCCGCCGAGGAGCTGGGCGTCCTCCGCGAGGACTGCTTCGACTACCACTCGAGCGCCCGCCAGCTCGAGCGCGTCGCCGATCACGCCGCCAAGATCAGCAACCTCGCGCTCAAACTCGAGGAGATTCCGGAGCCCGTCGCCGAGGGGCTCGTCGCGCTCCACGAGGACGCCTTCGACATCCTCGAGAAGTCGATGGACGCGCTGTTCGCCGACGAGACCGACGAGGCGAACCGGCTCGGCCACGCCGCCCGCGAGGCGATCCTCGAGATCGATCAGCACACCCGGGAGATCGACGACAAGCTTCGGGGTCTCGATCCCGCACAGGCCCAGTCGCTGGGACTGATCGTCGACTCGCTTTCCCGGAGCGCCGACTACGGCGGGAACATCGCCGAGACGGCGCTCCAGAAGGCCGCACCGCGACCCTGAACTCTCGGGGCTGTCGTCTCTCGATCGGGCGCTGTAGCGACTCCGACCGGTCTCAATCGCCCGAGGGCCGTTCGATCGGCGGGGAGCTCGTTTCAGTCGGTACCGTAACCGGTTTTCGACCGTATCGGCCGCGGCTCCTGACGAACCACGAGGCGTACGGACGGCTCAATAGTACAACTAGCAATCGCCTTATGACGATTCCTCGTCGGACGACGTGTGGCACTCAGTGCCAGATCGATCATGCATAGACGCTCCAGCGGTGACGACGAGCCAGTCCGAGAGCAACGGACCGATCCCGAATCCGCGGCTTCGACGCCGCCAGCGCTCGAGGCCGACGTCGTTACATACGAAACCCGACCGGATCGGCAGACGATCTACCCGTCCGACTGCACGGAGGATCGGAAGCTGACGGCGTGGCTGAGCGCGAACACGAGCGCGTTCGTCGATCTCGGAGACCGCCGCTGATCCGACCGCGCGATTCGCGAGGCCATCGCTGTCAGGATTCGAGAAGCGGTCGAAAACGGTTCGTCGGCGAATCGGCGATTACTCGAGAAGAACGGCGTTGACCTGACCGCTCTGGCCGGGTCGGGACGTGACGCGTGCCTTCCCTTCGGAGGTTTCGACGACTGCGCCCTTCGTGATGATGTTTCGGCGGACGTAGTTCGGGTTGGCGTCGTTTTCGACGACGTCCTCGATCTCGGCGGTGACCGTCTCGTCACCGTCGTTGACGCTCGCCACGTTGGTCGCGAGTGCACGGGTCTTCGTGCCCTTGCCGCGGACGTCGACGATCCGGAAACGGGGCTCGCCGACCTGCGTCTCCGTCGGCAGTCGACCGATTTCGGACTTTCGGCGTTTTCGGACGTTCTTCAGTCGGCCTCCGGTTCGCTTGCGCGTCGAGTTGCCCTGGTTTTGCATACTCGGATAACGTTCTGGCGGATACTTGAATGCACGCTTTCACGCCGACCTTTTTCCGTTCGGGTAGCTCACTACGTTCACCACCTCTCTCTGCTCGCGAGCGCGAAGCGCTCGTTCACGGGTCACTCCGTTCCACGTTCTCATCGCGGTTCTCGCTCACGCCGTTCGCTCCGAACCGCGCACCGTTCGCACGGCTCGCGGGACCTCCGGTCCCGCGCTAACGCAAAAAATCTCGACCAAAAAGAGCCGCTCACTCACTCCGTTCGTTCGCGGTACTACTCGTGAGTTACTCGGTTCACTCATCTTCGACGAGACAGTAGGCGTGACCCGGCGCCTCGAGGATCGTCTCCTCGTCGTCGTCCCAGTAGTTCGAGAAGACGCCGCGCTCGGCGTAGTAGATCCGGCCGTCGTGGAGAACCGGCGCGCTCGTGACGTGGCCGCGGTTCTCGACCCGCCAGCGGCGCTCGCCGGTTTCCTTGTCGAGCGCGTACAGGTGCGAGTCGTAGGAGCCGACGAGGATCGTCTCGGCGGTGGCCGTCAGCGCGCCGATGATCGACCCGTTGACGTCCGTTGACCACAACTCCTCGCCGGAGTCGCAGTCGAGGGCGTAGACGTGGTCGTCGTTGCTTCCGGTGTAGACGACGTTTTCCTCGGGATCCAGCGCCGGGTTGGCCATGATTCGCCCGTCCGTCTCGAACGCCCACTCCTCGCCGCCGTCCTCGAGGTCCAGACAGTAGAAGTGTTCGTCCCAGGAGCCGAAGTAGCCGTACCCGTCGTGGGCCGCGATCGTTCCCTTGATCTCCGCGCCGAGGTTGAACTCGCCGTCGGCCTTCGACTCGCCATCGGGACCGTCCTCGCCGCCGGTCTGGAACTCCCAGGCGAACTCGAGGGAAGGGAACTTCCAGCAGTAGACGGCGCCGTCGTTCGATCCGGCGCAGATCCGGCCCGTCTCGAGGTCCACCGTCGGGGAGGGATGGGCCTGCCCCCAGATCCGGTCGTCGCTCCAGGTCGGGTCGCCGGTTTCGGCGTCGAGCGTCCAGAGCGCACCCGAGGAGGGACTGCCGTACTCCGCGATGACGTAGAGCGTGCCGTCGTAGTAGACGGGACTCGAACCGATCGCCAGCGTGTTCTCGAGGTCGCCGGATCGCGTTCGCCAGACGATGTCGCCGGTCTCGACGTCGAGCGCGTACATGTCGCCGTCGTAGCCGCCGACGTAGGCGGTCCCGTCGACGATGGCCGGCGAGCCGTGGAATCCGAGATCGGTCGCGCCGGTCCTGGTCGCCCAGCGGAGCTCGCCGGACGGCTCGACGGCGTGAACCCAGCCCGTGTCGCCCGCGATCACGATCGTCTCCCCGTCGGGCGTCGGGAGCGGACTCGACTTCGCCGCAGCGTGGCCGACGTTGTTGATCGGGAACGACCAGTTGACGCTGACGGCGTCCGGAACGACCTCGTCCGGGAAGTAGCCGAGTCGACGCAGTCCGCGACGGAACATCGTTACGTCGTCGTCCGGATGGGTCACGTACTCCGAGACGGTATCGGCGACGCCGTCGGACGAATCGGACGTCCTGTCGGGCCCGGACTCGTCGTCCGTCGGTTCCCACAGGGTACAGCCGGCGAGTCCGGTGGCTGCGGCGACGCCGGCTGCGCGGAGAAACGTCCGTCGGATACGACCGCCATCGGCGGATCGGAGGGTATGAGGTTCATCTGACATACGGCGAGACTCTGCCGGAACTCGAGCGGTGAGTCGATAAAAGAATCCCGATGTCCGTCGAATTCCGTGACAGTTCGGTTTCGAAACCGGTCGCTCGCTACTCGTTCTGGGCGTCGACCACCGCGACGCCCGCCAGGTTGACGATGTCCTTGACCTCGTCGCCCCGCTGGAGGACGTGAACCGGTTTGTCCATGCCGACGAGCATCGGTCCGATCGCCTCCGCGCCGCCGAGGCGCTGGAGCAGTTTGTAGCCGATGTTGCCCGCCTCGAGGTTCGGGAAGACCAGCACGTTCGCGGGCTCTTCGAGTTCCGAGAAGCCGTACGTGCCTTCGAGAATGTCCTCGACGACGGCGGTGTCGGCTTGCATCTCCCCGTCGACGGGGAAGTCGACTTCGGGATCGTTCTGGAGGAGTTTCGCGGCCCGGCGGGGCTTGCGAGTGCCCTCGTTGTCGACGCTGCCGAAGTTCGAGTACGACAGGAGGGCCGCCCGAGGTTCGACGTTGAACCGGCGGGCGAGCATCCCGGTCTGTTTCGTCACCTCCGCCAGGACGTCCTCGTCGGGCGACTGGTTCACCGTGGCGTCGGCGATGAAGACCACGCGGTTCTTGAACGTGAGCATGTAGACGCCGGCGGCGTAGTCGACGTCCTCCGCGGTGCCGACGACCTGTAGCGGCGGACGAAGCGCCGAAGGGTAGTGGTGGGAGAGGCCGGTCAGGAGCGCGTCGGCGTCGCCCTGTTCGACCATCACGCTGCCGAAGTAGTTCGAGTCGCGCTCGACGAGTTCGCCAGCCTCGGTCCGCGTGATGCCTTTCCGCTGGCGCAGTTCGTGGAGTCGATCGGCGTACTCCTCGTAGTCACCGACGGCCGGGTCGGCGACCTGCGGTTCGAAGTCCAGTCCGAGATTCGCGGCCGTCTGTCGGATCTCGCTCTCGTCGCCGATGAGGATCGGCATGGCGATCCCCTGCTCCTCGATCTGGTAGGCCGCCCGGATCATCTTCTCGTTTTCGCCCTCCGCGAGCGCGACCCGCTGGGGATCGCTCTTGGCCTTGTTCAGGACGACTCGCATCATCTCGCGGGATTTGCCCAGGCGAGCCTCGAGTTCCTCCTCGTACTCCTCGAGGTCGATCTCGGTTCGGGCGGCGCCGGACTCCATCGCGGCTTCGGCGACCGTCGGAGCGACCCGAAACAGCACGCGCGGATCGACCGGCTTCGGGATGATGTACTCGGGGCCGTATTGAAGGGGTTCGTCCCCGTAGGCCTTGACGACGGCGTCGGGGACGTCCTCGCGAGCGAGGTCGGCGAGCGCCCTGGCGCAGGCGACTTTCATCTCCTCGTTGATCTCGGTGGCTCGAACGTCGAGCGCCCCGCGGAAGATGAAGGGGAAGCCGAGCACGTTGTTGACCTGGTTCGGGTAGTCGGAGCGTCCGGTCGCCATGATGACGTCGTCGTCGCGGGCCGACTTGGCCTCCTCGTAGCCGATCTCGGGATCGGGGTTCGCCATCGCGAAGATGATCGGATTGTCGCCCATCGACTGAACCATCTCCTGGCTGACGAGGCCGCCGATCGAGAGACCGACGAAGACGTCCGCACCCGCCATCGCGTCCGCGAGGTCGCCTCCCGAAGCGTCGCGAGCGAACTCTCGTTTGTACTCGTTGACGTCTCCGGCTTCGGCGCGTCTTTGCGTAATGATCCCGGAGGAGTCACACATCGTGATGTTCTCCTTCCGGCAGCCGAGCGAGACGTAGAACCGAGCCGTCGCGATGGCGCTCGCGCCGGCTCCCGAGAAGACGATCTCGAGGTCCTCGAGGTTCTTCTCCGCGATATCGGC
This DNA window, taken from Natronococcus sp. CG52, encodes the following:
- the pstA gene encoding phosphate ABC transporter permease PstA, whose protein sequence is MSSETERSDPVDASESNFGRVSRTKDVAFRWLTLAAALVGIVALAVLLLNVLVDALALFEPEYSPWLNWQFLTNPPSFSDPYDAGFFPAIVGSIALMIVIALITFPLGVGAAIYLEEYASDGYLTRFIQLNIANLAGVPSVVYGLLGLGLFVGLLNIGFGTLLVAGFTVSLLILPIVIISAQEAIRSVPDSQRQASYGMGATKWQTIRNVILPRAMPGILTGTILALGRAIGETAPLIMIGAPTAVFGVPNSLFSKISAMPMQIFTWADRPEMEFQYGVVAAGVVTLLVILLSINSIAILIRNKYQRKNGQ
- the pstC gene encoding phosphate ABC transporter permease subunit PstC; its protein translation is MSAPDLTHDGARSARGAAFKVFFALCAFLSILTTVAIVATLLYDAVDFFAAVSPVEFFTGTTWTPENEVYGVWPLISGTLIITLGSALIALPIGLLTAIYLSEYATDRRRAYLKPALEVLAGVPTVVYGYFALVYITPVLDRILPLGTFNALSASIMVGIMIIPMVSSISEDAMSAVPDSLRQASYGLGATNFTVSTSVVVPSALSGILSSYILALSRAIGETMIVAIAAGQTSRMIDLTDPGGMFLESVQTMTAAMVQIGASDVIGESTEYKSLFAVGLTLFVITFAMNLISEWVSSRYREVYR
- a CDS encoding PstS family phosphate ABC transporter substrate-binding protein — encoded protein: MSKDTTGPPSFELGRRHFLAGTAITGVTGLSGCVASVSNRAKEVNIAGSSTVFPITEVVSSTFSKDREDVTVSISQTGTGGGFSNFFCPGMTDINNASREIADPEVEQCGDNEVTPIEFTVATDALTVVVSPEADWIDCLTIEELRELWRADGAERWSDVRDEWPDEEIEFFGADTTSGTYDYFVEAVLGEDATHRTDYHATERDRTIVQGVQGNEFAVGYFGFAYYDENPEEIKALGIDDGNGCVEPSLETAKKEEYTPLSRPLFIYVAKQSLARPEVRDFVRFYLEQSSTDLVNEVGYVPVTEEVRDENLERFEDAIEEVTDE
- the pstB gene encoding phosphate ABC transporter ATP-binding protein PstB, whose product is MSSADRPLGSPRVDDALIEARDLDVFYGDTQALNGINMDIPEKQVTALIGPSGCGKSTFLRSINRMNDLIDVARVEGDLYFHGKNIYDEDVDPVALRRKIGMVFQKPNPFPKSIYDNVAYGLRVQGKDDDLDEQVHTALERAALLEEVEDQLDESGLDLSGGQQQRLCIARAIATDPEVILMDEPASALDPVATSKIEDLIEDLAEEYTVAIVTHNMQQAARISDKTAVFLTGGNLVEFDDTNKIFENPQSDRVEDYITGKFG
- the pstA gene encoding phosphate ABC transporter permease PstA — encoded protein: MSTDTTRSKYEFDGSAIRRKRLLGKVFLGACLAATMVGIVALIALLADVAYEAWGWLTIEFLTYPPSNLIENYNPANYGGLETGPGGIYPALIGSIYLIALTAVFTLFLGVGAAIYLEEYAPDTRFTSFIEANISNLAGVPSIVYGLLGLAMFARALQMGSSLIAGALTLTLLILPIVIVSSQEALRAVPDSMRRASYGAGATKWQTIRNVVLPEAVPGIMTGIILSLSRAIGETAPILMVGAATMMFRPPYSPTGAFSAMPMQIFEWATLPEAEFQHVTAAGIVVLLTILLLMNAVAIFIRNKYDRRT
- the pstC gene encoding phosphate ABC transporter permease subunit PstC; this encodes MTQERIDLSRGSNDVGTIGDRVARYVFFACASLSVITTVAIILVLIEGSMDFFSHVSLVEFLTGTNWSPRIRPRSYGVLPLIYGTLLITAGSALIALPVGTLTAIYLSEYADPQVRRTVKPVLEVLAGVPTIVYGFFALSFITPILQRIYPETGTFNAAAGAIVVGIMIIPMVSSLSEDAMSSVPDDLRQAAYGLGATRLEVSTQVVFPASISGVVAAYILAISRAIGETMAVSLAAGMLPQITTNPFEPIQTMTAYMVQIGTGDVSVGSIGYQSLFAVGLTLFIMTFSMNIFSMWVRSRYREEYQ
- a CDS encoding PstS family phosphate ABC transporter substrate-binding protein — protein: MGTDPGSGSGGALSRRQVLLGTVGAGLTGLSGCLVRGEDSGLEGEIIIDGSDTLLPNSAAVAERFMWENNRVRIPVRGSGTGAGFQRFCAGESTIQDASREITDDEREQCSANGVEWLELEVVMDGLAVFVNPQNDWVDCLTVDELNQLWESGSDVETWSDLDDSWPDEEIDLYGRDSASGTFDYFTEAINGEAGNIRSDYTGTPDTNVIVRGVSGNKDAIGFGGAGYYYENEDDLKLVAVDDGDGCVKPTEESIETNEYTPLSRPMYIYIRLRELEREEVREFTRFYLDNTQETAREVGYYAIPDETIEAQREKLEERIEEYE
- a CDS encoding phosphate uptake regulator PhoU, with amino-acid sequence METRKVQVTGGSTFTVSLPKTWATDNGVSAGTTVECYPEDDSLLLTPTSKTDRQEGTLDVSDLEGERLTRAVMTMYVSGFDIIRLEATRITTDQRRAIRDATQSLVGVEVLEETTDSVVIQDLLDSSELSIVNAVSRMRLIAQSMLEDAVTALIENDDDIAHDVIQRDDDVDRLWLVVSRIFRATLRSPRAAEELGVLREDCFDYHSSARQLERVADHAAKISNLALKLEEIPEPVAEGLVALHEDAFDILEKSMDALFADETDEANRLGHAAREAILEIDQHTREIDDKLRGLDPAQAQSLGLIVDSLSRSADYGGNIAETALQKAAPRP
- a CDS encoding DUF7511 domain-containing protein; this encodes MALSARSIMHRRSSGDDEPVREQRTDPESAASTPPALEADVVTYETRPDRQTIYPSDCTEDRKLTAWLSANTSAFVDLGDRR
- a CDS encoding 30S ribosomal protein S8e; this translates as MQNQGNSTRKRTGGRLKNVRKRRKSEIGRLPTETQVGEPRFRIVDVRGKGTKTRALATNVASVNDGDETVTAEIEDVVENDANPNYVRRNIITKGAVVETSEGKARVTSRPGQSGQVNAVLLE